One genomic region from Xyrauchen texanus isolate HMW12.3.18 chromosome 16, RBS_HiC_50CHRs, whole genome shotgun sequence encodes:
- the LOC127656763 gene encoding interferon-induced protein with tetratricopeptide repeats 1-like gives MDFPLKCHLEKLECHFTWDLGCYKHKLQELSDDFHDMDQQTCTWQVHNNNLLGYIQYALGSNKKALLHFCKAESVIQEQGTEEAEARLQVNKANMAWVHFLLGNTAESKAYLEEVEKLQQMHPAPPGCMLHPEVSGEKAWTLVKFDYSKKRQSIDLFRMALKAEPERKEWHKGLASAMSRPLLMSEFTTDEVLKQLKRAIELDPDSVFLQSLYWLKLSEVPANYKNNYDKEVQSLLQKNIDTGNMEGLGVILQYFQNISVDKAIQEGERVREKFPTSPRVLRNVANLYKSKVYSMNKDSREKQALVEMSIDLFEEVLKHYPRNFKVKLSLATMYQNAHNIEKANEIYSELLLEKDDLPPDRLQYLYYSYACYLFHSRQSREDESILFYMKAAEIPDNRGCRQKCIKVLENTLKSGRDPRCEDILCLLQRIRQENI, from the exons ATGGA CTTCCCTCTGAAATGCCACCTTGAGAAGCTAGAATGCCACTTTACCTGGGATCTGGGGTGCTATAAACATAAGCTCCAAGAGTTATCAGATGACTTTCATGACATGGACCAGCAGACGTGCACTTGGCAGGTTCACAACAACAACCTGCTTGGCTACATCCAATATGCTCTTGGCTCCAACAAAAAGGCACTGCTGCACTTCTGCAAAGCAGAAAGTGTGATCCAGGAGCAGGGAACAGAAGAGGCTGAAGCCAGGCTGCAGGTGAACAAAGCTAACATGGCTTGGGTACACTTTCTGTTGGGAAACACGGCTGAGAGCAAAGCATACCTAGAGGAGGTAGAGAAGCTCCAGCAAATGCACCCTGCTCCACCTGGTTGCATGTTACACCCAGAAGTTAGTGGTGAAAAGGCCTGGACATTAGTGAAGTTTGACTATTCAAAGAAAAGGCAGTCAATTGATTTATTTAGAATGGCCTTGAAAGCAGAACCAGAAAGGAAGGAATGGCACAAAGGTCTTGCCAGTGCAATGTCCAGGCCATTACTAATGTCTGAATTTACTACAGATGAGGTTCTAAAGCAGTTGAAAAGGGCAATAGAGCTAGACCCAGATAGTGTGTTCCTACAGTCCCTTTATTGGCTAAAATTGTCTGAGGTGCCGGCAAACTATAAAAATAACTATGATAAAGAAGTGCAAAGTTTACTACAAAAAAACATTGATACAGGAAACATGGAGGGATTGGGTGTTATCCTCCAGTATTTCCAAAACATTTCCGTGGACAAAGCTAttcaagagggagagagagttcgAGAAAAGTTCCCTACCTCCCCTAGAGTTTTGAGAAATGTGGCAAACTTATATAAATCTAAGGTTTACTCGATGAATAAAGACAGCAGAGAAAAGCAGGCTTTGGTTGAGATGTCCATTGATCTCTTTGAGGAGGTCCTCAAACATTATCCTCGTAATTTCAAAGTAAAGCTATCTCTTGCAACAATGTACCAAAATGCACACAACATTGAGAAAGCAAATGAGATATACAGTGAGCTCCTATTAGAGAAAGATGATCTCCCTCCTGATAGACTACAGTATCTATACTATAGTTATGCCTGCTATCTATTCCATTCTAGACAGTCTAGAGAAGATGAATCAATCCTTTTTTACATGAAAGCAGCAGAAATCCCAGATAACAGAGGTTGTAGACAGAAGTGTATAAAAGTTCTTGAAAACACCTTGAAGAGCGGTAGAGATCCTCGCTGTGaggacattttatgtttactgcagAGAATTCGGcaagaaaacatttaa